In Festucalex cinctus isolate MCC-2025b chromosome 1, RoL_Fcin_1.0, whole genome shotgun sequence, the sequence aatatattttttcctattATAATATGACATTTCCAAACACTAGTAAGACAACCAGTGAGGCTAGACTAGTGGGCATATTTGGATTGAATAGAAAGGTCCAAGATGCTACTAGTGCATGACACACATCACCAGTTGGTGCTAGTAGCACTACTACTGTGACACAGTAGTTTACTGGTAAGATTTAATTCCGTGTTAGTTTGTCGAAAGTGGCACTtagactgggaaaaaaaaaactagtaagaTGTAGTCATTATACTAGTGCACCCTTGTTGCTCTACTAGAGCACTGGATTATCGTACTAGCTGATTTAGTACACGGGCCACCAATATTTACtattaggccaaataaataataaatctttctggagctgcaaaacatttgaatattgtgatgaaggaaataaTGTGTCGTGTTAGTCAAATGTGATGAGGGCCCAAGAACTAatttagagctgcaccataatacaaaaatgtgcagcatccaatactttgacattcattttttctACCTATCGTCTTCCGTTGTTTGGAATTTTCAGGTGtactttttcatacatttttaaacttttctgctttctgtcaaatttctgatatttttggatattttgtggacattttaagttcattttcaggatttttcttcttttgtttttggacatttttgagttccttttgaacgttttcttttctgctcttCAAGCAATTTTCTCACTTTTTGGCAATTCGAAtgacattttgtgaaaatgttcttttttctttcctgtcttttttgtttaattaaattctctgacatttttggcaatttcatggacatattATGATCATTTTCCtcctctttccttttttttttttatggctattttatttacttatttatttattttgcatttttctgcttttttttgctCGCAAATTTCTGTTATTTTTGGATATTTGGTGgacattttaatttcattttcaggatttttcttattttgtttgtttttggacattttcgagttcctttttgaacgttttcttttctgctcttcaatcaattttctgactttttggcaatTCTAATGACATTTTGTGGAAATGTTCGTTTTctttcctgtctttttttttatttattttttttattattattaaattctctgatattttttttacaatttcatggccattttatggtaaatttctgcttttcctcttccttgttggacattttatagtcactttatgtacatttttaggttatttttaaaacgttttcatctacctttcgtctCAACTTAAAAATTGAACGCTGAcatatatttaacatttaattattcatttatttatctaaataattaattatttgaagaatattttttctagaacaacaaacaaaataaatatataaaagattAATTTCAGCTAATTTTTAGAGCTCCAGAGAGTGATTAAGGAGCCACGTGAACGCAGGTTGCAGCCCCTTGATTTAGTGAATCGCTATATTCAGGATAAGTTGGATATCAAGAATATCGAATAAATTATGTCAATACATGCACATttttgcctcactagtaacATATAGTTCTTTTATAATAGTAGGATATAGATGTCCTACTAGTATGCAGTACTGTTATACAGTTGTGGAGAAATTGTCACTAGTACGACAGTTGTTCTACTCGTGTGCTGAATTGTCTTGCGAATGTGGACCAAGAGCGTACTAGTGCATGGAATgttgaataaatgctcaaacagttttcaaaaatgaacaggaagtggcctccatcacttcctgtttcatcAGTCTTTGGTGTATTTCTTAAACTCCTCCCACCCATGTGTCCAATCACCGGAGAGGACGGGACTCCGTCAGCCCATGCAAATGCAGCTGGCGGCAGATAAGGACTGGATGGTCCTCCACGTGGTCTGGGCGTCCATGAAGGACACGGGCTCGTAGCGGTCGGGCCGGCAACACGGGTGGTTGCTGACCTTGCGGGCGGTGCGTCGCGGGAGCGAGCCGTTCCGCAGCAGGGCTTTCAGCGCCAGGTCGTAGTTAGTCCTGGAAGACTGGCAGGAGCCCACGCAGAACTTGAAGAGGACGATCTCGTCCGAGTCGAAGCCCAGTCCCAGATCGCGCACTTTCATCTCGCGCTTCTCCACGCGGCAGTCCCGGCTGCTCTGCTTGGGCTGCTTGTTTTTACCTCGCCCTTTTCCGCCTCCCTTCGCCGCGtcctcttctttcttcttcctcttttttttaggCGAGCCTTTCGGGTTTGGGTCGGAGGGGTCCGAGGAACGTGGCGCGCGGCCGACCCAGCGAGCGCTCGGATGGTCGTCCGCTTCATCCACAACAGAAGGGTCTGAAAAGGACAAATAAATTTATCTTGAACTCGAGGTGCATGTACATTTCATAAATTCGACAATCGTCGCGACCGCTTCGACGAACAACTGGGATACACTTACGACGTTTCCAGTTGTTTtatagtagtgttaatttcgttaaAGAAAACGAAACATAAAAATTTTTTCATCgacacatttttcacaaaaactagactaaaaccctcattaataaacaataactaggACTAAAtcaatatgcatttttgtcgtgaagacaagacaaaaatgtaTGTCACCTAATAAAACTGGActgaaatctatggacattttagttcaaaaCAAATACAGGATGAacattatataacaataattcGTAAAAttgagatgtactgtactgtaaaaaacaaaacaaaaaaaaaaacgagtgtgaaatTGACTTGTGTTAggctcatttttctgccactagatggcataactaCATTTGTaagtcttttcatattaagcgcTAGTTAATCTTTAacgtgaagtaacttgtgaaattttgcgcatttttaaaattgtaaaatacaacttgaccccagtctcaacaaatatttgcattattttttacatttataactgctaaattttgacgtggacatgtTTGTTGTGTTGCAACTAGAATTcctccagtacaggctttccttAATTGCACGTTTAAAATATATAGCAActtaaaattaactcaaaattaatgcactcattttgacacccctaaaattatagttataacgtaacattaatccatcGGCTAAAACGTTCCAACAATGTTagtccgaccgctaactaatgccggCTAACgtactagctcgtagcatggagtcatagtagccactgtaattgtgtgtgaagttgctttttatcaacaagaTAAGAGaaatttttatgtgaaatagttttagatctgaaatgttcaacattttgtgtcaaaaaaaaaaaggcaaatttaaaatgatgttttcttggactaaaataaagactgcaAGCATGACTGAAACAGAATTAAAACTGagacacaatttaaaaatatctgAAAAAATTATCACTAGCTCATAAGAGCTCATTACCATACAGAAGATGCCAAGGAGAATGTGGGTCATCATCATCTCCCTGCTCCTCATACTCCATCACCTCTGGCAGGAGAGGAAGTTGTCGCTCCTCCTGGCCTCCCAGCAGGCCCGCCATGTGACCCGAGTCTCCCCCCGCACCAACAGCGGCGTCGGCTTTAACGCGGGCTCCGTCGACCAGAGGCAACAGAAACAGGAGCACCCACAGCAGAACCTACCGAAGGCATAAAACTGATAAGAGGTGGTCATCCTGCACCACAAATTAGACCTGCCTTTAGGTGGTCTAAAATTGGCTTTGGTCACCAAATTAGcagatttgttcttttttttttttttctttagctgaCTAACCTCCGCCAACATCACAGATGTCGTCTCTGGTCTCTCCTTCCTCCGATTCCTCCATCGAGTCCCACCTGGAtgcaataagaaaaaaaagggagggcgGAATG encodes:
- the artnb gene encoding uncharacterized protein artnb, yielding MTRCRGWRSPLTTRRGARPLPDPPYVRPCTSSGGTRWRNRRKERPETTSVMLAEVLLWVLLFLLPLVDGARVKADAAVGAGGDSGHMAGLLGGQEERQLPLLPEVMEYEEQGDDDDPHSPWHLLYDPSVVDEADDHPSARWVGRAPRSSDPSDPNPKGSPKKKRKKKEEDAAKGGGKGRGKNKQPKQSSRDCRVEKREMKVRDLGLGFDSDEIVLFKFCVGSCQSSRTNYDLALKALLRNGSLPRRTARKVSNHPCCRPDRYEPVSFMDAQTTWRTIQSLSAASCICMG